From a region of the Capsicum annuum cultivar UCD-10X-F1 unplaced genomic scaffold, UCD10Xv1.1 ctg82461, whole genome shotgun sequence genome:
- the LOC124895477 gene encoding uncharacterized protein LOC124895477: protein MVNEIGTEPEGSSRTLTTALDYNQPLFLGPSDISGIPIIFFQLTGVENFSICFGSMCIALLGRNKLSIVDGTCSKDKFSIDLGSHWERVNAIVLSWIMNSASKELLGGIMYASVASVVWAELYERFHKIDGARTFNLHKEIATLSQGNASLSSYFSKLKDLWEEFEALVPTPRCKKPNFTHDPLPSINQAYAMVISDESHKATTIHAGILGTSPVVMSGNNCKLAMYTRHENGGSNPQKFKKNYNLQYDFCKLKGHTRETCWKLVGYPNDHKFKKKSKMEGSNAAYNVSPSTQLGHHGLGSCNQHARQGFQSHDTGIQVGFDVQMNQISQVGSVPFTKEQYEQILRMINSNNTGSHAEESTNAATTFNVGISAFSASVKSREWIIDMGATNHMVADLDLLLGHSTTKLDIPRDVYLPNGGTTKVTHVGSSCLSKDNVELYTGKVGGIGKPAGGLYLLVGQQDNEISQHAANKVTNGGTFTISNDDIYLGHRRLGHVSTHALKKIVTSDIRSIEDRIRKCTTTCAYTPQQNGVVERKHRHILEVTRVVRFQGAIPIHLWGYYVLAAVDIINRLLSSAIDYQVPYERFYGKKANYDHLKVLGCLCYAKVLNEHDKLMPRARTTVLTGYSNTQKGYVLYDISSKFVSVCRDVLFREDIFPFKVNKDQNKSHVHIFPLEDQFPVVGDVVTPLKIPLTTKS, encoded by the exons ATGGTGAATGAAATTGGTACTGAACCTGAAGGATCTTCAAGAACATTAACAACTGCATTGGATTATAATCAACCTCTCTTCCTCGGTCCTTCAGATATAAGTGGAATCCCGatcattttctttcaattaacaggtgttgagaacttttctatttGTTTTGGATCTATGTGTATTGCCCTGTTAGGAAGGAATAAGTTAAGTATTGTTGATGGCACTTGCTCTAAAGATAAATTTTCAATTGATCTGGGAAGCCACTGGGAGAGGGTAAATGCAATTGTCCTATCTTGGATTATGAATTCTGCCTCTAAAGAACTTCTAGGAGGAATCATGTATGCATCAGTTGCTAGTGTTGTCTGGGCAGAGTTGTATGAAAGATTTCACAAAATAGATGGTGCAAGAACTTTCAATTTACACAAAGAAATTGCAACCCTTTCTCAAGGGAATGCATCTCTGTCTTCTTATTTCTCAAAATTAAAAGACTTGTGGGAAGAATTTGAGGCACTAGTGCCTACACCTAGAT GCAAGAAGCCAAATTTTACTCATGACCCCCTTCCTTCTATAAATCAGGCATATGCCATGGTCATAAGTGATGAAAGTCATAAAGCTACAACAATTCATGCTGGAATCTTGGGAACTAGTCCTGTTGTTATGTCTGGAAATAACTGTAAGTTAGCAATGTACACAAGACATGAAAATGGTGGGAGTAATCCTCAGAAGTTTAAGAAAAATTACAACCTTCAATATGATTTCTGCAAATTGAAAGGACATACTAGAGAGACTTGCTGGAAACTTGTTGGTTATCCAAATGATcacaagttcaagaaaaagtCTAAGATGGAAGGTAGCAATGCAGCTTATAATGTGTCTCCTAGTACACAGCTCGGTCATCATGGTCTAGGATCATGTAATCAACATGCAAGGCAAGGTTTTCAGTCTCATGATACAGGAATTCAAGTTGGTTTTGATGTTCAGATGAATCAAATAAGTCAAGTGGGAAGCGTACCATTTACTAAAGAGCAATATGAGCAAATCTTGAGAATGATTAATAGCAACAACACTGGCTCACATGCAGAAGAATCAACAAATGCTGCTACCACTTTTAATGTAGGTATTAGTGCTTTCTCTGCATCTGTTAAGTCTAGAGAATGGATTATAGATATGGGGGCTACTAATCACATGGTAGCTGATTTAGATTTACTCCTTGGACACTCTACAACAAAGTTAGACATACCAAGAGATGTGTATTTGCCAAATGGTGGTACTACTAAAGTAACACATGTGGGAAGTAGTTGCTTATCAAAAGATAATGTG GAACTTTACACTGGAAAGGTGGGGGGGATTGGTAAGCCTGCTGGAGGACTATATCTATTGGTTGGACAGCAAGACAATGAGATTTCACAGCATGCAGCTAATAAAGTGACAAATGGTGGTACATTTACAATAAGTAATGATGACATATACCTTGGGCACAGAAGATTAGGTCATGTGTCCACTCATGCTCTAAAGAAAATAGTTACTTCTGATATTCGAAGTATAGAAGATAGAATAAGGAAATGTACG ACAACCTGTGCTTATACACCTCAGCAAAATGGTGTTGTTGAGAGAAAGCACAGGCACATCCTAGAAGTCACAAGAGTAGTCAGGTTTCAGGGTGCTATTCCTATACATCTTTGGGGTTATTATGTGTTAGCTGCAGTGGACATTATTAATAGGTTACTTAGTTCAGCTATTGATTATCAAGTTCCTTATGAGAGGTTTTATGGTAAGAAAGCTAACTACGATCACTTGAAAGTGTTGGGATGTCTATGCTATGCTAAAGTGCTGAATGAGCATGACAAGCTAATGCCTAGAGCTAGAACTACTGTGTTGACAGGGTACTCTAACACACAGAAAGGATATGTTCTCTATGACATATCTAGCAAATTTGTGTCTGTGTGTAGAGATGTTTTATTTAGGGAAGATATATTCCCATTTAAAGTGAACAAAGATCAAAATAAGTCACATGTTCATATATTTCCATTGGAAGATCAATTTCCAGTAGTAGGTGATGTTGTGACACCTCTGAAGATTCCATTAACTACGAAATCTTAA